A genomic stretch from Nymphalis io chromosome 25, ilAglIoxx1.1, whole genome shotgun sequence includes:
- the LOC126778222 gene encoding gastrula zinc finger protein XlCGF17.1-like, producing the protein MASSYFKLKILKRNLKLNNSAIDLDEEHVNERDADSIKYKKSKCRICLLDGSISIFRKKTIDIIESIRLFGGIEISEKDSYPEYLCNSCYNLLQNAMLFRKKAQESNLLLRKQDMPKVEVIMCTNDAESLSEYSCKGNECKRTKSIKYKCEICDINFLTWSELVMHNSRIQHRNVRIQCPVCKGLLTTQLYKKHLARHQSASHLVCDVCGKMYRKDNLVRHLQLHNFDLPFRCKICPYRGRFPESLKIHMRTHTGQKPFSCDKCQLSFLTRSNLKRHLLTHNKQKPFKCTECSRGFYTKHDMAVHFTSDHVGIKNYGCKTCGNKYGTRKALMRHELRVHKREKMAKGRMPLYLQPEYKI; encoded by the coding sequence ATGGCAtcatcttattttaaattgaaaattttaaaaagaaatcttaaattaaataactctgCAATTGATTTAGACGAGGAACATGTAAATGAACGAGACGccgattcaattaaatataaaaaaagtaaatgcaGAATTTGTTTGCTTGATGgttcaatatcaatatttagaaaaaaaacaatagatatAATAGAATCTATCAGATTATTTGGAGGTATTGAGATATCTGAAAAAGACAGTTACCCAGAATATCTATGTAATAGTTGTTACAATCTTCTTCAGAATGCAATGTTATTTCGAAAGAAAGCTCAAGAAAGCAATTTACTTCTTAGAAAACAAGATATGCCAAAAGTTGAAGTCATAATGTGCACTAATGATGCAGAGAGTCTAAGTGAATATAGTTGTAAAGGAAATGAATGTAAAAgaacaaaaagtataaaatataaatgtgaaatttgtGACATAAATTTTTTAACTTGGAGTGAATTAGTAATGCACAATAGTCGCATACAACACAGAAATGTTCGCATCCAATGTCCTGTATGTAAAGGTTTATTGACAACACAGTTGTATAAAAAGCACTTAGCTCGTCATCAATCAGCATCACACCTTGTTTGTGATGTTTGTGGAAAGATGTATCGAAAGGATAATTTAGTGCGACATCTACAGTTGCACAATTTTGATTTGCCTTTTCGATGTAAAATTTGTCCCTACAGGGGAAGATTCCCAGAGTCTTTGAAAATACACATGCGTACACATACAGGACAAAAGCCCTTTTCTTGTGATAAATGCCAGTTAAGTTTTTTAACAAGAAGCAATTTAAAAAGGCATCTATTAacacataataaacaaaaaccgTTTAAATGTACTGAATGCAGTAGaggtttttatacaaaacatgaCATGGCTGTACATTTTACGTCAGATCATGTAGGAATCAAAAATTATGGATGCAAAACTTGTGGCAACAAATATGGTACTAGGAAAGCTCTTATGAGGCATGAGCTAAGAGTTCACAAAAGAGAAAAAATGGCTAAAGGTCGAATGCCATTATATTTGCAacctgaatataaaatataa